GAAAGGATTGGGTCATGACGAGCCCCAAGCAGCGCCCGCCTCTCGTTCCCGGCGTCGCACAGACCTTCCCGGTGCTCCCCCTGCGGGACATCGTGGTTTTCCCGCACATGATCGTTCCCCTCTTCGTCGGCCGCGAGAAGTCCATCCGCGCGCTGGAAGAAGTGATGCGGGGCGATACCTACATTCTTCTCGCCACCCAGGAAAACGCCTCGGACGATGATCCGGCCACCGATGCCATCTATCGCGTCGGCACGCTGGCGACCGTCCTCCAGCTCCTGAAGCTGCCCGACGGCACCGTGAAGGTGCTGGTGGAAGGCGTCACCCGCGCCCAGGTGGTGCAGTACACGGACCGTGCCGATCTCTATGAGGCCGAGGCCATCTCCCTGCCCGACGAGGTGGGCGATGTGGTCGAGGCCGAGGCGCTCGCGCGCTCGGTGGTCAACGAGTTCGAAAACTATGTGAAGCTCAACAAGAAGGTGTCTCCCGAGGTGGTCGGCGTCGTCGGCCAGATCGAGGATCACGCCAAGCTTGCCGACACCATCGCCTCCCATCTCGCGGTGAAGATCCCCGAGAAGCAGGCCGTGCTGGAGACCGTGAAGGTCGCCGACCGGCTGGAGAAGGTGCTCGGGCTGATGGAGAGCGAGATCTCCGTGCTCCAGGTGGAGAAGCGCATCCGCACGCGGGTGAAGCGCCAGATGGAGAAGACCCAGCGCGAGTACTATCTCAACGAGCAGATGAAGGCGATCCAGAAGGAGCTCGGCGACGAGGACGGCCGCGACGACCTTCAGGAGCTGGAAGACCGCATCAAGCGCACCAAGCTGACCAAGGAGGCGCGCGAGAAGGCCACGCACGAGCTGAAGAAGCTCCGTCAGATGTCGCCCATGTCGGCGGAAGCCACCGTCGTGCGCAACTATCTGGACTGGCTGCTGTCGATCCCGTGGGGCATCAAGAGCAAGGTCAAGAAGGACCTGCCCTTCGCCCAGTCGGTGCTCGATTCCGACCACTACGGCCTCGACAAGGTCAAGGAACGCATCGTCGAGTATCTCGCCGTGCAGAGCCGCGCCAACAAGCTGGCCGGCCCGATCCTGTGCCTCGTCGGCCCTCCCGGCGTCGGCAAGACCTCGCTCGGCCGCTCCATCGCCAAGGCGACGGGCCGCGAGTTCGTGCGCGTCTCCCTCGGCGGCGTGCGCGACGAGGCGGAGATCCGTGGTCACCGGCGGACCTACATCGGGTCCATGCCCGGCAAGATCATCCAGTCCATGCGCAAGGCCAAGAAGTCGAACCCGCTCTTCCTGCTGGACGAGATCGACAAGATGGGCGCGGACTTCCGCGGCGATCCGTCGGCGGCCCTGCTGGAGGTTCTGGACCCCGAGCAGAACCCGACGTTCAACGATCACTATCTGGAGGTCGATTATGACCTCTCGAACGTGATGTTCGTGACCACGGCGAACACGCTGAACATTCCGCCGGCCCTTCTGGACCGTATGGAAGTGATCCGCATCGCCGGCTACACCGAGGACGAGAAGGCGGAGATCTCGCGCAAGCACCTGATCCCCAACGCGCTTCAGAAGCACGGCCTCTCGGCCAAGGAATGGTCCATTGATGACGCGGCTCTGCTGCAGGTCATCCGGCGCTACACCC
The Azorhizobium caulinodans ORS 571 genome window above contains:
- the lon gene encoding endopeptidase La, translated to MTSPKQRPPLVPGVAQTFPVLPLRDIVVFPHMIVPLFVGREKSIRALEEVMRGDTYILLATQENASDDDPATDAIYRVGTLATVLQLLKLPDGTVKVLVEGVTRAQVVQYTDRADLYEAEAISLPDEVGDVVEAEALARSVVNEFENYVKLNKKVSPEVVGVVGQIEDHAKLADTIASHLAVKIPEKQAVLETVKVADRLEKVLGLMESEISVLQVEKRIRTRVKRQMEKTQREYYLNEQMKAIQKELGDEDGRDDLQELEDRIKRTKLTKEAREKATHELKKLRQMSPMSAEATVVRNYLDWLLSIPWGIKSKVKKDLPFAQSVLDSDHYGLDKVKERIVEYLAVQSRANKLAGPILCLVGPPGVGKTSLGRSIAKATGREFVRVSLGGVRDEAEIRGHRRTYIGSMPGKIIQSMRKAKKSNPLFLLDEIDKMGADFRGDPSAALLEVLDPEQNPTFNDHYLEVDYDLSNVMFVTTANTLNIPPALLDRMEVIRIAGYTEDEKAEISRKHLIPNALQKHGLSAKEWSIDDAALLQVIRRYTREAGVRNLEREISTLARKAVKELVISKKKSVKVTAKNLETFLGVPRFRYGEIEREDQVGVVTGLAWTEVGGELLTIEGVMMPGKGRMTVTGNLKEVMKESISAAASYVRSRSVDFGIEPPLFERRDIHVHVPEGATPKDGPSAGVAMATTIVSVLTGIPVRRDVAMTGEITLRGRVLPIGGLKEKLLAALRGGIKKVLIPEENAKDLADIPDNVKNALEIIPVSRMDEVLHHALLRHPEPISWTEQPVSGAVVPDEDAAGVVAH